One genomic window of Pungitius pungitius chromosome 11, fPunPun2.1, whole genome shotgun sequence includes the following:
- the fhl3a gene encoding four and a half LIM domains protein 3 produces MADSFDCVNCMESLYGRKYIQSDASPYCIPCYDSLFSNTCDECKELIGHDARELFYEDRHYHEHCFRCFRCDRSLADEPFTSQDDALLCNDCYCNEFSSKCVACDKVVMPGTRKLEYGGSTWHEGCFICHSCQQPIGSKSFIPDKDEHYCVSCYEDKFAPRCTRCKKTLAKGGVTYRDEPWHKECFVCTSCKTQLAGQHFTSRDESPYCLKCFGSLYAKKCEACSKPITGFGGGKYVSFEERQWHQPCFTCSQCSASLVGAGFFPDGERILCRDCNAGP; encoded by the exons ATGGCGGACAGCTTCGACTGCGTCAACTGCATGGAGTCCTTGTACGGCCGCAAGTACATCCAGTCGGACGCCAGTCCGTACTGCATCCCCTGCTACGACAGCCTGTTCTCAAACACCTGCGACGAGTGCAAGGAGCTGATTGGCCACGACGCCAGG GAGCTCTTCTACGAGGACCGGCACTACCACGAGCACTGCTTCCGCTGCTTCCGCTGCGACCGCTCGTTGGCAGACGAGCCGTTCACCAGCCAGGACGACGCGCTGCTCTGCAACGACTGCTACTGCAACGAGTTCTCCTCCAAGTGCGTGGCCTGCGACAAAGTCGTCATGCCCG GAACGAGGAAGCTGGAGTACGGCGGCTCCACGTGGCACGAGGGCTGCTTCATCTGCCACAGCTGCCAGCAGCCAATCGGCTCAAAGTCTTTCATCCCCGACAAGGACGAACACTACTGCGTGTCCTGCTACGAGGACAAGTTCGCCCCGCGCTGCACGCGCTGTAAAAAG ACGCTGGCCAAAGGCGGCGTGACCTATCGGGACGAGCCGTGGCACAAGGAGTGCTTTGTCTGCACCAGCTGCAAGACGCAGCTGGCGGGTCAACACTTCACGTCGCGGGACGAGAGCCCCTACTGCCTCAAGTGCTTCGGCAGCCTGTACGCCAAGAAGTGCGAGGCCTGCAGCAAGCCAATCACAG GTTTCGGGGGAGGAAAGTACGTCTCGTTCGAGGAACGCCAGTGGCACCAGCCGTGCTTCACCTGCTCCCAGTGCTCCGCCTCGCTGGTGGGCGCCGGCTTCTTCCCCGACGGAGAGCGGATCCTGTGCCGCGACTGCAACGCCGGCCCGTAG
- the rspo1 gene encoding R-spondin-1 encodes MQLGLLALAMVFVSSVGHSDALRLSKGRRQRRVSTEGPPSCPKGCERCSEYNGCIKCRPKLFIFLERNDIRQIGVCLASCPVGYFGMRNPEGNNRCTQCKIDNCEACFNRNFCTKCKEGLYSHSGRCYVSCPPGQRTANESMECVGQRPEECILGEWSQWGSCTKKNKTCGFKKGSQSRVRVSSQVHSPDASPAPEPSLACAPQAESRRCSVTKTPCARDKKSKADRQDDANRRERENARGRGREGKEGTRESGGGGGVGGGGGGGGGGGGGGGKRRKGQSRTTTAPSITTSSLS; translated from the exons ATGCAGCTGGGACTGTTGGCGCTGGCAATGGTCTTCGTCAGCTCCGTGGGTCACAGCGATGCGCTCCGGCTCTCCAAGGGGAGGCGGCAGCGGCGGG TTAGCACCGAGGGGCCGCCATCCTGCCCCAAGGGCTGTGAGCGATGCTCCGAGTACAACGGCTGCATTAAATGTAGGCCCAAGCTCTTCATCTTCCTGGAGCGCAACGACATTCGCCAGATAGGCGTGTGCCTCGCCTCCTGTCCCGTGGGATACTTTGGGATGAGGAACCCAGAAGGCAACAACAGATGCACCC aaTGTAAAATAGACAATTGTGAAGCGTGTTTCAATCGCAATTTTTGCACAAAATGTAAGGAGGGCTTGTATTCACACAGTGGGCGATGTTATGTCAGCTGCCCGCCAGGCCAGCGCACCGCCAACGAGTCCATGGAGTGTGTTG gTCAACGTCCTGAAGAGTGCATTCTGGGCGAGTGGAGCCAATGGGGTTCCTGCACgaagaagaacaaaacatgTGGCTTTAAGAAAGGCTCGCAGTCTCGAGTGCGCGTGTCCTCTCAGGTCCACAGCCCAGACGCCTCCCCGGCCCCCGAGCCCTCGCTCGCCTGTGCCCCGCAGGCCGAGAGTAGGAGGTGCAGCGTGACCAAGACGCCGTGTGCGCGAG ACAAGAAGAGCAAGGCGGATCGACAAGACGACGCAAACAGGCGAGAGCGGGAGAACGCACGCGGGCGAGGGCGCGAAGGCAAAGAAGGCACTAGAGAAAGCGGAGGTGGGGGTGGagtaggtggtggtggtggtggtggtggaggaggaggaggaggaggggggaagaggCGAAAAGGACAGAGCAggaccaccacagctcccagcATCACCACCAGCTCTCTCAGCTAA